A genomic segment from Desulfurobacterium pacificum encodes:
- a CDS encoding transglutaminase-like domain-containing protein, whose protein sequence is MMRGFFSALIGALVLLTQNANAALYELKEVVDLKPQPKAKLVEVWIPVPYENRWQKIERMEVVSPYSFQLLKESEYGDRFIYIRHEGPLKEPTRITVKLLVEREEVKPEKLTSKPPLRYLLPDRLVPVDKFKVLAERITAGKKTDVEKLKAIYNYVVSHMKYDKSGKGWGRGDAIWACDAKRGNCTDFHSLFIALCRAAGIPARFQIGLPVNGSGEVKGYHCWVLAYPDGFVYGIDASEAAKHPSLRKYYFGHLKDNRVGITIGRDILLAPAQHGSRLNFTYKAYEEVDLKPSNGVQTYYFVKIIR, encoded by the coding sequence TTAGTTTTGCTAACTCAAAACGCTAACGCGGCGCTTTATGAGTTGAAAGAAGTTGTTGATTTAAAGCCTCAACCGAAAGCCAAATTGGTGGAAGTCTGGATTCCTGTGCCTTACGAGAACAGGTGGCAAAAGATAGAAAGGATGGAAGTTGTTTCCCCATACTCTTTTCAGCTTCTCAAAGAGTCGGAATACGGCGATAGGTTTATCTATATAAGGCATGAAGGACCTCTAAAAGAACCTACAAGGATTACCGTTAAATTGCTCGTAGAGAGAGAGGAAGTAAAACCTGAAAAATTGACTTCCAAACCGCCTTTGAGGTATCTACTTCCGGACAGGTTGGTTCCTGTTGATAAGTTTAAAGTTCTTGCAGAAAGGATAACTGCCGGTAAAAAGACTGACGTTGAAAAATTGAAAGCGATATACAACTACGTGGTTTCTCATATGAAGTATGATAAATCCGGAAAAGGCTGGGGAAGAGGTGATGCGATATGGGCTTGCGATGCGAAAAGGGGTAACTGCACCGATTTTCATTCTCTATTTATCGCCCTTTGTAGAGCAGCAGGAATTCCTGCCAGGTTTCAGATAGGCTTACCTGTAAATGGAAGCGGTGAAGTTAAAGGTTATCACTGCTGGGTTTTAGCTTATCCTGATGGTTTTGTTTATGGAATAGATGCTTCTGAAGCTGCCAAACATCCTTCGTTAAGGAAGTATTACTTTGGTCACTTGAAGGATAACAGGGTAGGAATTACTATCGGTCGTGACATTTTACTTGCTCCTGCACAGCACGGCAGTAGGTTAAACTTTACGTATAAAGCTTATGAAGAAGTAGACCTTAAACCTTCTAATGGTGTTCAAACTTACTACTTCGTTAAAATTATTCGTTAA
- a CDS encoding motility protein A, whose product MDIATLIGIGGALLLIIISIVIGGSPGAFINIPSLLITVGGGITAGMAGFPLGEFIGGLKAMLKAIQPGMPDPLETVDFLSEIAKKARKEGILALEADIDSFYARDPFFGDVMRMLIDGLEIEEIRSTAESSMAQIDQKLSTEVSVWEALGDLFPAFGMIGTLIGLIQMLQNLSDPSALGPGMAVAMITTLYGAILANTLCIPISKKLKYYKDLRLLYLEAYILTAEAIEKGLNPNILKQKLAGLLGVEVKEG is encoded by the coding sequence ATGGACATAGCTACCCTTATAGGTATAGGCGGTGCGTTACTTCTCATAATTATCTCAATTGTCATAGGCGGAAGTCCCGGCGCTTTCATCAACATTCCCTCTCTCCTCATTACGGTCGGCGGTGGTATAACTGCTGGAATGGCCGGCTTTCCATTGGGAGAGTTCATCGGTGGCTTAAAGGCAATGCTGAAAGCGATTCAACCTGGCATGCCTGACCCTTTAGAAACCGTTGATTTTCTGTCCGAAATAGCGAAAAAAGCAAGGAAAGAGGGGATTTTAGCTCTTGAAGCCGATATTGATTCTTTCTACGCAAGAGACCCCTTCTTCGGCGACGTCATGAGAATGCTCATAGATGGTCTTGAAATAGAAGAAATACGCAGTACCGCAGAAAGCTCCATGGCACAGATAGACCAAAAACTATCAACGGAAGTCTCTGTATGGGAAGCTTTAGGTGACCTGTTTCCAGCGTTCGGTATGATAGGAACGCTAATAGGTTTGATTCAGATGCTTCAAAACCTGTCAGACCCATCAGCACTTGGTCCCGGCATGGCAGTAGCTATGATTACAACCCTTTACGGTGCTATATTAGCCAATACGCTCTGTATTCCGATATCCAAGAAACTCAAATACTACAAAGACTTACGTCTTCTTTACCTTGAAGCCTACATACTTACTGCAGAAGCAATAGAAAAAGGTTTAAACCCAAATATACTCAAGCAAAAACTTGCTGGACTCTTAGGAGTGGAAGTGAAAGAGGGTTAA
- the mobB gene encoding molybdopterin-guanine dinucleotide biosynthesis protein B, protein MTPVVAFVGYHNSGKTSFASKVVRILKEKGYKVAVVKSTKHSGLIKDTEGKDTFIYKQSGADAVALVMPDEIVLFSKEQLPLTELVFHYFPHFDIVICEGFKNSSVPKIEVIRKELNKNPLHNQLKNVIAVASDFEIPDIKNFSIEKPEEVAEFLEKSFIKKRNDDFPHEVTLLVNGKEIPMKHYVKKSLMGVIEGFISALKGVEKPETIEIRISKSEEK, encoded by the coding sequence TTGACTCCTGTAGTTGCCTTTGTAGGATATCACAACTCCGGAAAAACCAGCTTCGCCTCAAAAGTGGTAAGAATACTGAAAGAGAAAGGCTATAAAGTAGCTGTCGTCAAATCAACGAAGCATTCAGGTCTTATAAAAGACACAGAAGGTAAAGATACGTTTATTTATAAACAATCAGGCGCAGATGCCGTAGCTCTCGTAATGCCAGACGAAATCGTCCTTTTTAGCAAAGAGCAGCTCCCTTTAACTGAGCTGGTATTCCACTACTTTCCCCACTTTGACATTGTAATATGTGAAGGCTTCAAAAACTCCTCCGTTCCAAAAATAGAAGTAATAAGAAAAGAACTAAACAAAAATCCCCTCCACAACCAGCTAAAAAACGTAATAGCCGTAGCCTCCGACTTTGAAATCCCTGATATTAAAAACTTCTCAATAGAAAAACCGGAAGAAGTAGCCGAATTCTTAGAAAAAAGCTTCATTAAAAAGAGAAACGACGATTTTCCGCACGAAGTAACACTCTTAGTAAACGGGAAAGAGATTCCGATGAAACACTACGTAAAGAAAAGCCTTATGGGAGTAATAGAAGGATTCATCAGCGCGCTAAAAGGCGTTGAAAAACCGGAAACCATAGAAATAAGAATCAGCAAATCGGAGGAAAAATGA
- a CDS encoding OmpA/MotB family protein, translating into MARKKKEECKAPPAWLTSFGDLMSLLLTFFILLYSMSTISLEKFYQALKGIIQAFGGHYVIYENRVVSGKNVPIEFPNMYPKIPSRRQIESKLQEIRSMLQKAGIKTEIAKFGTSIRLRINTDKIFPPGSDRPYPQAIPLIMELCKKLKELDLPITIEGHTDSTPIHTKRFPSNWELSAARATTVLRLFMQCGYDPNKLSAAGCGQYRPIAPNTTPEGRAKNRRIEIVIHLPM; encoded by the coding sequence ATGGCAAGGAAGAAAAAGGAGGAGTGCAAAGCTCCTCCAGCGTGGCTCACCAGCTTTGGCGACCTCATGTCTCTGCTCTTAACGTTCTTCATTCTCCTTTATTCCATGTCAACAATATCCCTTGAAAAGTTCTACCAGGCTCTAAAAGGAATAATACAGGCATTCGGGGGGCATTACGTCATTTACGAAAACAGAGTCGTCAGCGGAAAAAACGTTCCAATAGAATTCCCCAATATGTACCCCAAGATACCATCAAGAAGACAGATAGAAAGCAAACTTCAGGAAATAAGGAGTATGCTTCAAAAAGCGGGTATAAAAACAGAAATAGCAAAGTTCGGAACAAGTATAAGGCTAAGGATAAACACAGACAAAATATTTCCGCCCGGAAGTGACAGACCCTACCCTCAGGCAATTCCTCTAATCATGGAACTCTGTAAAAAGCTGAAGGAGTTAGACTTACCGATAACCATTGAAGGACACACAGACAGCACTCCAATACATACAAAACGATTCCCTTCAAACTGGGAACTATCTGCCGCAAGAGCAACAACTGTTCTAAGGTTATTCATGCAATGCGGCTATGACCCTAATAAACTATCAGCAGCAGGATGTGGACAATACAGACCTATTGCCCCAAATACAACTCCTGAAGGCAGAGCAAAAAACAGACGGATAGAGATAGTAATACACTTACCTATGTAA
- a CDS encoding FAD-binding oxidoreductase — protein MNVEKVEKYLKEAIGKERVKSSIDFRAAYAYDGTPTGYKAIPDLVVFPENEEHVSKILSIANEEKIPIYPRGAGSGLTGGSAPINGGIVVSTEKMNRILEIDEDNLAVLTEPGVVTYDLQKEVEKKGLFYPPDPSSYKYSTIGGNIAENAGGPRCVKYGVTKDYVMQLEVVFADGTIAKVGSKAVKSVAGYNLKDLIVGSEGTLAFITKAYLKLIPKPEAVRTAMAIFPKIEQAAQAVANMFKAKVIPTACELLDKNSIVAVENYAKIGLPSYAEGLLIVEVDGYASIVDELIERAMEVCRKAGAEEIKIAKTEEEREHIWHARRSLSPAIVNLKPKKINEDVVVPRSRIPDLIKGVYEIAKKYDLMVVNFGHAGDGNIHVNFMYEPHEEEKVERAVREVFRLTLNLEGSVSGEHGIGWMKKEFLPWEVGEALEKMKAIKKALDPNNILNPGKIFDLS, from the coding sequence ATGAACGTTGAAAAAGTTGAAAAATACTTAAAGGAAGCAATAGGAAAGGAAAGAGTAAAATCTTCCATTGATTTTCGCGCTGCCTACGCCTACGACGGCACACCAACAGGCTACAAAGCCATTCCAGACTTAGTAGTGTTTCCGGAAAATGAAGAACACGTATCAAAAATCCTCTCCATCGCTAACGAAGAAAAAATCCCTATCTACCCCCGCGGCGCCGGCTCCGGTCTTACAGGCGGTTCAGCCCCCATAAACGGCGGCATAGTAGTATCAACTGAAAAGATGAACAGAATATTGGAAATAGATGAAGACAACTTAGCCGTCCTCACAGAACCGGGCGTCGTAACCTACGACCTCCAAAAAGAGGTTGAAAAGAAAGGACTCTTCTACCCGCCAGACCCTTCAAGTTATAAGTATTCAACAATCGGCGGTAACATTGCCGAAAACGCAGGTGGACCCCGGTGCGTCAAATACGGCGTAACGAAAGATTACGTCATGCAACTTGAAGTTGTCTTTGCCGACGGCACGATTGCAAAAGTAGGTTCAAAAGCCGTTAAGTCCGTCGCAGGATACAACTTAAAAGACCTGATAGTCGGCTCAGAAGGAACGCTTGCCTTCATCACAAAAGCCTACCTCAAACTCATTCCAAAGCCGGAAGCCGTAAGAACAGCAATGGCAATCTTCCCCAAAATAGAACAGGCAGCACAGGCAGTAGCCAACATGTTCAAAGCAAAAGTCATCCCAACAGCCTGCGAACTCTTAGATAAAAACTCCATCGTTGCAGTTGAAAACTACGCCAAAATCGGACTTCCCTCCTATGCAGAAGGGCTATTAATCGTTGAAGTTGACGGCTACGCCTCAATCGTTGACGAACTGATAGAAAGAGCCATGGAAGTCTGCAGAAAGGCAGGTGCAGAAGAAATCAAAATCGCAAAAACGGAAGAAGAAAGAGAACACATCTGGCACGCAAGACGCTCTCTTTCACCTGCAATCGTTAACTTGAAACCGAAAAAAATCAACGAAGACGTTGTCGTCCCAAGAAGCAGAATTCCGGACCTCATAAAAGGCGTTTACGAAATAGCTAAAAAGTACGACCTCATGGTAGTAAACTTCGGACACGCCGGCGACGGCAACATACACGTAAACTTCATGTACGAACCTCACGAAGAAGAAAAGGTAGAAAGAGCGGTAAGAGAAGTATTCCGTCTCACCCTAAACCTTGAAGGCTCCGTCTCCGGCGAACACGGCATCGGCTGGATGAAAAAAGAGTTTCTACCCTGGGAAGTAGGTGAAGCCCTGGAAAAGATGAAAGCTATTAAGAAAGCCCTTGACCCCAACAACATACTCAACCCGGGAAAAATATTTGATTTATCATAG
- a CDS encoding TIGR04219 family outer membrane beta-barrel protein yields the protein MKKSLIILSILSLIPLTAKAEGIKVSTSVGVQQELFRGWVQYKGTKIDVKDDLQIKDKNKFTGCIDFKIPGKLPNVRIEYLNVKSSGTGTISKSITFGGVTFNVSDTINTRFKADQIDATFYYTPLKGTLQANVGAGVKYLTGYVDIKSLKTGTYSDTNFDIPVPYVFAETTIKQNLFFGSFSIKGVAYSGNYFYDWNLKSGVSYKNFFADLGYRYQKLHIDDIEDFSSDLKIKGIYGEIGIRF from the coding sequence ATGAAAAAATCACTAATTATCCTTTCTATTCTCAGTCTTATCCCCCTTACAGCAAAAGCAGAAGGAATTAAAGTATCTACATCCGTAGGAGTACAACAGGAACTCTTCAGAGGTTGGGTACAGTATAAAGGAACAAAAATAGACGTTAAAGACGACCTGCAAATAAAAGACAAGAACAAATTCACCGGATGCATAGATTTCAAAATACCAGGAAAACTTCCAAACGTGAGAATAGAATACTTAAACGTCAAAAGCTCAGGTACAGGAACAATCTCAAAATCCATTACATTTGGCGGCGTAACTTTCAACGTTAGCGATACAATTAATACCAGATTTAAAGCAGACCAGATAGACGCAACTTTCTACTACACACCTCTAAAAGGAACTCTGCAAGCAAACGTAGGTGCAGGAGTTAAATATCTGACAGGCTACGTTGATATCAAAAGTCTTAAAACAGGAACTTATTCCGATACAAATTTTGATATCCCCGTACCTTACGTGTTTGCAGAAACAACTATAAAACAGAACCTATTCTTCGGCTCCTTTTCAATTAAAGGAGTTGCATATTCCGGCAATTACTTTTACGACTGGAACCTAAAAAGCGGAGTAAGTTACAAAAACTTTTTCGCCGACTTGGGTTATAGATATCAAAAACTGCATATAGACGATATAGAAGACTTCTCAAGCGATTTAAAAATAAAAGGAATTTACGGAGAGATAGGAATAAGATTCTAA
- a CDS encoding OmpA/MotB family protein has translation MARKKKEECKSVPAWLTSFSDLMSLLLTFFILLYSMSTLDITKAMKFLSYFQGEKAKTFEKISIVKPIRIYTTDVAKKIKKIIQRILPVYGYQIVVTEDYVMVRLFNKILFKKNSFQLTPEAKKALDEIAKIIKSLPDCQIKVVGHTSENEPTKILPGIQDSWDLSIRRATTVARYLASKGVPPNRIEAVGYDYTRPLYTWKNPLLQARNRRVEIYIYVAQPRKEKKVEVKRKEKLPTKEKEKESKTK, from the coding sequence ATGGCAAGGAAAAAGAAGGAAGAATGTAAATCAGTCCCGGCGTGGCTCACCAGCTTCAGCGACCTTATGTCACTTCTTTTAACGTTTTTCATTCTCCTTTACTCTATGAGTACACTTGATATAACGAAAGCTATGAAATTCCTGTCCTACTTCCAGGGTGAAAAAGCAAAAACCTTTGAAAAAATATCCATAGTTAAACCAATCCGTATATACACAACCGATGTAGCCAAAAAGATTAAAAAGATAATTCAAAGAATCCTTCCCGTTTACGGTTACCAGATAGTAGTTACAGAAGACTACGTAATGGTAAGACTATTCAACAAAATACTATTTAAGAAAAACTCCTTTCAACTTACACCGGAAGCAAAAAAGGCATTAGACGAGATAGCAAAAATAATCAAATCGCTTCCCGATTGTCAGATAAAAGTTGTAGGACATACAAGCGAAAACGAACCTACAAAAATCCTCCCCGGCATCCAAGATAGCTGGGACCTCTCAATAAGAAGGGCTACAACAGTAGCAAGGTACTTAGCGTCAAAAGGCGTTCCTCCTAATAGGATAGAAGCTGTAGGTTACGACTACACAAGACCTCTATATACATGGAAAAATCCCCTCCTCCAAGCCCGCAACCGCAGAGTTGAAATATACATCTACGTTGCCCAACCGCGAAAGGAGAAAAAGGTAGAAGTTAAGAGAAAAGAAAAACTCCCGACAAAAGAAAAAGAAAAAGAAAGCAAAACTAAATAA